Proteins encoded by one window of Desulfovibrio ferrophilus:
- a CDS encoding AraC family transcriptional regulator, with protein sequence MTKQTQGSYQERLNRVLDHMERHLDDDLALDELAAVACFSPYHFHRIFSGMVGEGVKAHLRRLRLERAANRLTFTELPVTDIALNAGYDSPEAFSRAFRNLFELSPVRYRELALAGGLPPASGRSSVALCRACELIQEGKLTMEATIKELPELNVAYVRHVGPYEMCESAWEAVCGWAAPKGLLGPNTAIVGLCHDDPEITPPEKIRYDACLTVPEGVQAEGSVGVKTIGGGRYAVTVHKGPYANLHATYAWLCGVWVVENGHELASEPSLEFYLNNPEQTPPEELRTEVHVRLA encoded by the coding sequence ATGACCAAACAGACACAGGGAAGCTATCAGGAACGCCTGAATCGGGTGCTGGACCATATGGAACGGCATTTGGATGACGATTTGGCCTTGGACGAACTGGCGGCAGTGGCCTGCTTTTCACCATATCATTTCCACCGGATCTTCAGTGGGATGGTGGGTGAAGGCGTCAAGGCCCACCTGCGACGGCTCAGGCTGGAGCGTGCAGCCAATCGACTGACATTTACGGAGCTTCCGGTCACGGATATCGCCCTGAATGCAGGCTACGACAGTCCCGAGGCCTTTTCTCGAGCTTTCAGGAATCTGTTTGAGTTGTCCCCGGTCCGGTATCGGGAGCTGGCCTTGGCAGGAGGATTGCCTCCGGCTTCGGGACGTTCCAGCGTGGCCCTGTGCCGAGCCTGTGAACTCATTCAGGAGGGAAAATTGACCATGGAAGCGACTATCAAGGAATTGCCTGAATTGAACGTGGCCTATGTGCGCCATGTGGGGCCGTATGAGATGTGTGAATCGGCCTGGGAGGCCGTGTGCGGTTGGGCAGCGCCCAAGGGACTGCTGGGACCGAATACGGCCATTGTTGGTTTGTGCCACGATGACCCTGAGATCACGCCGCCCGAGAAGATTCGCTATGATGCCTGTCTGACGGTTCCCGAAGGGGTACAGGCTGAAGGTTCGGTGGGCGTCAAGACCATCGGAGGCGGGCGGTACGCCGTGACCGTGCACAAGGGCCCCTATGCGAACCTGCACGCTACTTATGCCTGGCTGTGTGGCGTCTGGGTGGTGGAGAATGGTCATGAACTGGCCAGTGAACCCTCTCTGGAGTTCTATCTGAACAACCCGGAGCAAACTCCGCCCGAAGAGCTGAGGACCGAGGTGCATGTGCGTCTGGCCTAG
- the bioB gene encoding biotin synthase BioB, translating into MSEFFQNLAERILGGTPLSDQEAYDLGKRVSSAQGDDLSALAAAALRLKESHFPGVMSLCSIVNAKSGRCSENCKFCAQSSHHDTQCDEYPFIDVDKILAAARAMREAGASRFAVVTSGKGLTGDDFEQLLKAINGIRTLGLAADASVGILHPEQLQAMKAAGLQAYHHNLETARSFFPEVCTTHAYDEDVATVRAAMEADLYVCCGGLFGLGENWDHRVELALELRSLGVDSIPVNFLTPIPGTPYGKRDIMLPEEAIRIVALLRFILPQQHIRICGGRPAVFGSRKAEALTCGASGLMIGDYLTTRGEAAASDLDDLKRLGLKPE; encoded by the coding sequence ATGAGTGAATTTTTCCAGAATCTGGCCGAACGCATCCTCGGCGGCACTCCCCTGAGTGATCAGGAAGCCTACGACCTGGGCAAGCGCGTGAGTTCTGCCCAGGGGGATGACCTTTCCGCACTGGCCGCAGCCGCCCTGCGCCTCAAGGAAAGCCATTTTCCCGGAGTCATGAGCCTGTGTTCCATCGTCAACGCAAAATCGGGCCGCTGCTCCGAAAACTGCAAATTCTGCGCGCAGTCCTCGCACCACGATACGCAATGCGATGAATACCCCTTCATCGACGTGGACAAAATTCTGGCTGCAGCTCGAGCCATGCGCGAGGCCGGAGCCAGCCGATTCGCCGTGGTCACCAGCGGCAAGGGGCTGACTGGCGACGATTTCGAGCAGTTGCTGAAAGCCATCAACGGCATCAGAACCTTGGGCCTGGCCGCCGATGCCTCGGTGGGCATTCTGCACCCCGAGCAACTCCAGGCCATGAAAGCCGCAGGCCTGCAGGCCTATCATCACAATCTGGAGACCGCGCGCAGCTTTTTCCCCGAGGTCTGCACCACCCACGCCTACGACGAGGACGTCGCCACCGTCCGTGCCGCCATGGAGGCAGACCTCTACGTCTGCTGCGGAGGACTATTCGGCCTGGGCGAGAACTGGGACCACCGCGTGGAATTGGCTCTGGAACTGCGCAGCCTGGGGGTGGACTCCATACCCGTGAATTTCCTGACCCCCATTCCCGGCACTCCCTACGGGAAACGCGACATCATGCTGCCCGAAGAAGCCATCCGCATCGTGGCTCTCTTGCGCTTCATCCTGCCACAACAGCATATCCGCATTTGTGGGGGGCGCCCGGCGGTCTTCGGCTCGCGCAAGGCCGAGGCCCTGACCTGCGGAGCCAGTGGACTGATGATCGGTGACTATCTGACCACCAGGGGCGAAGCCGCGGCCTCGGATTTGGACGATCTGAAACGCCTGGGTCTCAAGCCGGAGTAG
- a CDS encoding helix-hairpin-helix domain-containing protein: MSKTESIRNLKRIPGVGPSLSEDLYRLGFTSVSALADQDPQAMYDRLMELEGCHVDRCVLYVFRCAVYFASETQHDPARLKWWNWKDQS; the protein is encoded by the coding sequence ATGAGCAAAACCGAATCCATCCGCAACCTGAAACGCATTCCCGGGGTAGGCCCAAGCCTGTCCGAAGATCTCTACCGCCTGGGATTCACCTCCGTCAGCGCCCTTGCCGATCAGGACCCCCAAGCCATGTACGATCGCTTGATGGAGCTTGAAGGTTGTCACGTGGACCGCTGCGTACTGTATGTCTTCCGCTGCGCTGTCTATTTTGCCAGCGAGACACAACACGACCCCGCACGCCTCAAGTGGTGGAACTGGAAGGACCAGTCATGA
- a CDS encoding ABC transporter ATP-binding protein, whose amino-acid sequence METFISIRNLKKHYPVSGGVMGIDKAVVHAVDGVNLDVMRGETLGLVGESGCGKSTLARLLLRLERPTSGSITLEGMDIWNAPGEFLRSYPKNIQMVFQDPFSSLNPRRNIGATIGEPLKIHGMPAAERKERVLELLSWVGLRPEQVTRYPHEFSGGQRQRVAIARALALNPDCVVCDEPVSALDVSIQAQVVNLLGELQNKLGLTYVFISHDLAVVGHISDRVVVMYLGKLMELANSEDLFREPLHPYTKALMGAIPKPDPQGERIQLHVQGDPPSPINPPGGCPFHPRCPEAMPACSTQPPQWKEVRPEHFTACHLY is encoded by the coding sequence ATAGAGACCTTCATCAGCATCCGTAACCTCAAGAAGCATTACCCCGTCTCCGGCGGAGTCATGGGCATCGACAAGGCCGTTGTCCACGCCGTGGACGGAGTGAACCTCGATGTAATGCGTGGTGAAACCCTTGGACTGGTGGGTGAATCCGGCTGTGGAAAATCCACTTTGGCGCGCCTGTTGCTACGCCTTGAACGCCCCACCTCCGGCTCCATCACCCTGGAAGGCATGGACATCTGGAACGCTCCGGGCGAGTTCCTGCGTAGCTACCCCAAAAACATCCAGATGGTTTTTCAGGATCCATTCTCGTCTCTGAACCCCCGGCGCAACATCGGAGCCACCATTGGTGAACCTCTGAAAATCCACGGGATGCCCGCCGCCGAGCGCAAAGAGCGAGTTTTGGAGCTTCTGTCCTGGGTCGGTCTGCGTCCCGAACAGGTCACGCGCTATCCGCATGAATTTTCCGGTGGCCAACGCCAGCGTGTGGCCATTGCACGAGCCTTGGCCCTGAATCCGGATTGCGTGGTCTGCGATGAACCCGTCTCTGCTCTGGATGTTTCCATCCAGGCCCAGGTGGTCAACCTGTTGGGTGAACTGCAAAACAAACTCGGCCTGACCTATGTCTTCATCTCCCATGACCTGGCCGTGGTAGGGCACATCAGCGACAGGGTGGTGGTGATGTACCTGGGCAAACTGATGGAACTGGCCAATTCCGAGGATCTGTTTCGCGAGCCCTTGCACCCCTATACCAAGGCATTGATGGGAGCCATTCCCAAGCCCGATCCCCAGGGAGAACGCATCCAACTGCATGTCCAGGGCGACCCACCGAGCCCCATCAACCCGCCCGGAGGGTGTCCCTTCCATCCCCGCTGCCCCGAAGCCATGCCCGCATGCTCGACCCAGCCCCCACAGTGGAAGGAAGTACGTCCCGAGCACTTCACGGCCTGCCACCTGTACTGA
- a CDS encoding substrate-binding periplasmic protein produces MIKRLACIYLFSFVILMSMAAGAQDLHVVTEDYAPYNYSENGEIVGFSTEVLRAILKRAEVGYQIEMLPWARAYRIAQGAKGVLIYSMARTPERENQFHWVGPLAPRSVHLFRLATRRDIAPKTDAELTGYRMGVVRADATEALALGWGFVPDKNLMVAKDIAQLLRLLDAGRIDVVPANPLMFQHDLKRDGRNAADYPSCYSVNFDDGYYLGISRGSNPRLIERIRKAFDALSKEGVLDQIRSRYEGLMFK; encoded by the coding sequence ATGATTAAAAGATTGGCATGTATCTATTTGTTTTCATTTGTCATACTGATGTCTATGGCGGCCGGGGCGCAGGATTTGCACGTCGTGACCGAAGACTATGCTCCTTACAATTATTCGGAAAATGGTGAGATTGTCGGCTTCTCGACAGAGGTTCTGCGGGCGATACTGAAGCGAGCCGAGGTTGGCTATCAGATTGAGATGTTGCCTTGGGCGCGAGCCTATCGCATTGCCCAGGGTGCCAAGGGTGTACTCATCTATTCCATGGCACGAACTCCAGAGCGGGAGAATCAATTCCATTGGGTGGGCCCTCTGGCGCCACGCAGTGTGCATCTGTTTCGTCTGGCGACCCGCAGGGATATTGCTCCGAAAACTGATGCCGAGTTGACGGGCTACAGGATGGGGGTTGTCCGGGCGGATGCCACAGAGGCGTTGGCGCTTGGGTGGGGGTTTGTCCCCGACAAGAATCTGATGGTGGCCAAGGATATTGCTCAGCTGCTGCGATTGCTCGATGCCGGGCGAATCGATGTTGTGCCAGCCAACCCATTGATGTTTCAGCATGACCTCAAACGCGATGGTCGCAATGCTGCTGACTATCCATCCTGCTATTCAGTGAACTTTGATGATGGATATTATTTAGGTATCAGTCGAGGCAGCAATCCCCGATTGATAGAGCGGATTCGCAAGGCGTTTGATGCTCTTTCCAAAGAAGGGGTGCTGGACCAGATCCGCAGCCGTTATGAAGGGTTGATGTTTAAGTAA
- a CDS encoding PolC-type DNA polymerase III, whose amino-acid sequence MIAAATTPSFIDRALGLFRHPPENPVLRENAEYFSDFDQDRPLADYEFCVVDTELTGLSSRTDEIVSIGAVRIKNLSITANSYYSLVAPKGELPKLSTMIHRITPEMLKDAPRLRTIFPEFMNFCGHSLIVGHNIGLDMSFLNRAGTDILGGKLSTPCIDTMRLSQIYQQELWENYYDQFDGQVSYQLYDLSNRYGLPSFNQHNALYDAMQTAYLFLFLVKKLRSGGIKTLRDLYLAGRSWRWYF is encoded by the coding sequence ATGATCGCCGCAGCCACAACACCATCGTTCATCGACAGGGCTCTGGGTCTGTTTCGGCATCCACCCGAAAATCCAGTCCTACGCGAAAACGCCGAGTACTTTAGTGATTTCGATCAGGATCGCCCCTTGGCCGATTACGAATTCTGCGTGGTGGACACCGAGTTGACCGGCCTGTCGTCCCGCACCGACGAGATCGTTTCCATCGGCGCGGTGCGCATCAAGAATCTCTCCATCACGGCAAACTCGTACTACTCTCTGGTGGCGCCCAAAGGCGAGTTGCCCAAGCTCTCCACCATGATCCACCGCATCACCCCAGAGATGCTCAAAGACGCACCCAGGCTCCGCACGATCTTCCCGGAGTTCATGAATTTCTGCGGCCACTCATTGATTGTGGGGCACAATATCGGACTGGATATGAGCTTTCTGAATCGGGCAGGCACGGACATTCTGGGCGGCAAGCTTTCCACCCCGTGCATCGACACCATGCGTCTGTCCCAGATCTACCAGCAGGAGTTATGGGAAAATTACTACGACCAGTTCGACGGCCAGGTGTCCTACCAATTGTACGACCTCTCGAACCGCTACGGCCTGCCGTCGTTCAATCAGCACAATGCCTTGTACGATGCCATGCAGACGGCCTACCTGTTTCTATTTCTTGTCAAGAAACTGCGAAGTGGTGGCATCAAGACGTTGCGGGATCTCTATCTCGCGGGACGTAGTTGGCGCTGGTACTTTTAG
- a CDS encoding putative nucleotidyltransferase substrate binding domain-containing protein encodes MVNSSDVFTAQAAELVPFLEKTLPFSDLPEAELNALASECAIDFYPKGTRLLTQNETIIEDVLVVRSGAIKLTLIQDQGEEKPIDYRGEGQAVGALGAIRDAPASLSAETIEDTFCFKIPAVLFRKVVAAHPALAQYYLHSFSESYIAKAFSELRRQHADLCATSPLYLFASRVGDIVKRAPMMIANGRSIREAAQIMNNKNIGSLLVTDPSGEATGIVTDKDLRRAVAEGESTDAPVEFIMSSPLATVPHREPCFDALLKMMSAQIHHLAVTRHGEVQGMITSHDIMLIQGRSPVSLFREIMTVRDIAGLYPLSQKVPVTVGSLIEEGAKAGNITRMITVMNDLILEKLLNMLQDEMGPPPVPFCWILMGSEGRKEQTFHTDQDNALVYRDPVGEDEARAAKDYFARFTEAAIAHLVQCGYPLCPGEMMASNPKWRQPFTICRDYFERMILRPEPAEVLNATIFFDFRPGYGQLSLGQSLRKHVTLHAARESVFLRYLAKDCMTARTPLSFFRGFIVEKNGEHKDRLDLKKSGLVPFVDFGRLFALKHKITETNTLDRLELLKERGHVAPDLIVEAVEAYEFLMQLRLVHQMTQINNGQQPDNHVNPADLSDLEKQTLKEAFGVIGGLQSFTKDVFRLNVG; translated from the coding sequence ATGGTCAACAGCAGCGACGTCTTCACCGCACAAGCGGCAGAGCTGGTTCCATTTCTGGAAAAGACGCTTCCTTTTTCAGATCTGCCCGAAGCCGAGCTGAACGCATTGGCCTCAGAATGCGCCATCGACTTCTACCCCAAGGGCACCCGCCTGCTGACCCAGAATGAAACCATCATCGAGGATGTCCTCGTGGTGCGCAGCGGCGCAATCAAGCTGACCCTCATTCAGGATCAAGGCGAGGAAAAACCCATCGACTACCGGGGCGAAGGCCAGGCCGTGGGAGCATTGGGCGCCATCCGCGACGCACCGGCCAGTTTGTCTGCCGAGACCATCGAGGACACCTTCTGCTTCAAGATTCCAGCGGTATTATTCCGCAAGGTCGTGGCCGCACATCCGGCTCTTGCCCAATATTATCTGCACAGTTTTTCCGAGAGCTATATTGCCAAGGCCTTCTCGGAACTGAGAAGGCAACACGCGGACCTCTGCGCCACAAGCCCCCTGTATCTGTTCGCATCACGCGTGGGAGACATCGTCAAGCGTGCGCCCATGATGATCGCCAATGGTCGCAGCATCCGCGAAGCAGCACAGATCATGAACAACAAGAACATCGGCTCGCTACTGGTGACTGACCCCAGTGGCGAAGCTACTGGCATCGTCACGGACAAGGACCTTCGGCGCGCCGTGGCCGAAGGTGAATCCACCGACGCCCCTGTGGAATTCATCATGAGTTCCCCCTTGGCCACGGTCCCGCATCGCGAGCCCTGCTTCGATGCCTTGCTCAAGATGATGAGCGCTCAGATTCATCACTTGGCCGTCACCCGCCACGGCGAGGTACAGGGCATGATCACCTCCCACGACATCATGCTCATCCAGGGCCGCTCACCCGTCTCCCTGTTCCGCGAAATCATGACCGTACGCGACATCGCGGGACTGTACCCCCTTTCACAAAAGGTGCCTGTCACCGTGGGCAGCCTCATCGAGGAAGGAGCCAAGGCCGGAAACATCACGCGCATGATCACGGTCATGAACGATCTGATTCTGGAAAAACTTTTGAACATGCTTCAGGACGAAATGGGACCACCGCCCGTGCCCTTCTGCTGGATCCTGATGGGTTCCGAAGGCCGCAAGGAACAGACCTTCCATACGGATCAGGACAACGCGCTGGTCTATCGGGATCCCGTGGGCGAGGACGAAGCACGAGCAGCCAAGGACTACTTCGCACGCTTCACCGAAGCCGCCATCGCGCACCTGGTGCAATGCGGCTATCCCCTGTGCCCGGGCGAGATGATGGCCTCCAACCCCAAATGGCGGCAGCCCTTCACCATCTGCCGCGACTACTTCGAACGCATGATCCTGCGCCCCGAGCCGGCAGAAGTTCTGAATGCCACCATCTTTTTCGATTTCCGGCCCGGTTACGGACAACTTTCCCTGGGCCAATCCCTGCGCAAGCACGTGACTCTGCACGCCGCACGAGAAAGTGTATTCCTGCGTTATCTGGCCAAGGATTGCATGACCGCCCGGACCCCACTCTCTTTTTTCCGAGGATTCATCGTTGAGAAAAACGGCGAACACAAAGACCGTCTGGACCTGAAAAAGAGCGGGCTGGTGCCCTTTGTGGATTTCGGGCGACTCTTTGCCCTGAAGCACAAGATCACTGAGACCAACACCCTGGATCGCCTGGAGCTGCTCAAGGAACGCGGACACGTGGCCCCGGACCTCATCGTGGAAGCAGTGGAAGCGTATGAATTCCTGATGCAACTCAGGCTCGTGCACCAGATGACGCAGATCAACAACGGGCAACAACCGGACAACCACGTCAATCCGGCCGACCTGTCCGATCTTGAAAAACAGACCCTCAAGGAAGCCTTCGGGGTCATCGGCGGATTGCAGTCCTTCACCAAGGACGTGTTTCGCCTCAACGTCGGGTAG
- a CDS encoding sodium:solute symporter family protein, translating to MGIQGWTYVMVGLTFGVYITIAWLSRVKDTKGFYVAGGGVPPLANGMATAADWMSAASFISMAGIISFQGYTGAVYLMGWTGGYVLLALLLAPYLRKFGKFTVPDFVGDRYYSNIARLVALICAIFVSLTYVAGQMRGVGIVFSRFLEVDVNTGVVIGMVIVFIYAGLGGMKGITWTQVAQYCVLIVAFLIPAVAISVKITGVAIPQIGFGSTIISGPDAGKYLLDTLNQIGTDLGFREYTSAFGPGNRSMLDVFAMTMSLMVGTAGLPHVIIRFYTVPSVRAARLSAGYALLFIAILYTTAPAVASFARYNMVNTINEKTYAEAPTWFNNWETTGLIAWLDKNNDGIIQYRAGAAFVGKPSFTGALGTHGERSISNAPSSSTNELYVDRDIMVLANPEIAGLPAWVIALVAAGGLAAALSTASGLMLVIASSISHDLYYRLINRNASEKSRLAVGRVMIGVAVCVAGYFGINPPGFVAQVVALAFGLGASSFFPILVLGIFWKRATREGAIAGMVAGIGFTMLYIIQTKFLGVGWWFMDISPEGIGFIGMLLNFAMIIGVSLVTPAPPKEIQELVDNVRFPRGAGMAVDH from the coding sequence ATGGGCATTCAAGGCTGGACATACGTCATGGTGGGATTGACCTTCGGGGTCTACATCACCATCGCCTGGCTCTCACGAGTCAAAGATACCAAAGGTTTTTACGTGGCCGGGGGCGGTGTCCCGCCGCTGGCCAATGGCATGGCCACCGCCGCGGACTGGATGAGCGCAGCCTCGTTCATCTCCATGGCAGGCATCATTTCCTTCCAGGGATACACCGGTGCAGTGTACCTGATGGGCTGGACCGGCGGTTATGTACTGTTGGCCCTGCTTCTGGCACCCTACCTCCGCAAGTTCGGCAAATTCACTGTCCCGGACTTCGTGGGTGACCGCTATTATTCCAATATCGCACGACTGGTGGCACTGATCTGCGCCATTTTCGTGTCCCTGACCTACGTTGCCGGGCAGATGCGCGGCGTCGGCATCGTGTTCTCCCGCTTCCTGGAAGTGGACGTGAACACGGGCGTGGTCATCGGCATGGTCATCGTGTTCATCTACGCGGGACTCGGCGGCATGAAGGGCATCACCTGGACTCAGGTCGCCCAGTACTGCGTACTCATCGTGGCCTTCCTGATCCCGGCTGTGGCTATCTCCGTGAAGATCACGGGCGTTGCCATCCCCCAGATCGGTTTCGGCAGCACCATCATCTCCGGTCCTGACGCGGGCAAATATCTGCTCGACACGCTGAACCAGATCGGCACTGATCTGGGCTTCCGCGAATACACCTCGGCCTTTGGCCCCGGCAATAGATCCATGCTGGATGTGTTTGCCATGACCATGAGCCTGATGGTTGGTACTGCGGGTCTGCCCCACGTCATCATCCGTTTCTACACCGTGCCCAGCGTTCGCGCCGCACGCCTGTCCGCCGGGTATGCCCTGCTGTTCATCGCCATTCTCTACACCACAGCCCCGGCTGTTGCGAGTTTTGCGCGCTACAACATGGTCAACACCATCAATGAAAAGACCTATGCCGAAGCCCCGACCTGGTTCAACAACTGGGAAACCACCGGCCTCATCGCCTGGCTGGACAAGAACAACGACGGCATCATCCAGTATCGCGCTGGCGCTGCTTTTGTCGGCAAGCCATCATTCACTGGCGCCCTTGGTACTCATGGCGAACGCTCGATCAGCAATGCGCCCTCAAGCTCGACCAACGAACTGTATGTGGACCGTGACATCATGGTGCTCGCCAACCCCGAAATCGCCGGTCTGCCCGCCTGGGTCATCGCCCTGGTTGCTGCTGGTGGCCTGGCTGCGGCCCTGTCCACTGCTTCGGGTCTGATGCTGGTCATTGCCTCATCCATCTCCCATGACCTGTATTACAGGCTCATCAACCGCAATGCGTCCGAAAAGTCGCGTCTGGCCGTTGGCCGTGTGATGATCGGTGTGGCTGTCTGTGTGGCTGGTTACTTCGGCATCAACCCGCCGGGCTTCGTGGCCCAGGTTGTGGCCCTGGCCTTCGGCCTCGGTGCGTCGAGCTTCTTCCCGATCCTGGTGCTTGGCATCTTCTGGAAACGGGCCACGCGTGAAGGCGCCATCGCGGGTATGGTTGCAGGTATTGGTTTCACCATGCTCTATATCATCCAGACCAAGTTCCTGGGTGTGGGCTGGTGGTTCATGGATATCAGCCCTGAAGGCATCGGCTTCATCGGCATGCTCCTGAACTTCGCCATGATCATCGGTGTCTCGCTGGTGACTCCTGCGCCTCCCAAGGAGATTCAGGAATTGGTGGACAACGTGCGCTTCCCTCGTGGGGCGGGCATGGCCGTCGACCACTAG
- a CDS encoding DUF4212 domain-containing protein: MKEYWKQNLGYMIILLSIWALVSYGCGIIFVEPLNAFRMGGFPLGFWFAQQGSIYVFVILIYVYYLLMLRLDRKYDVDE; this comes from the coding sequence ATGAAAGAGTATTGGAAACAGAACCTTGGGTACATGATTATCCTGCTGTCCATTTGGGCATTGGTCTCCTACGGCTGCGGCATTATTTTTGTCGAGCCGCTGAACGCCTTCCGCATGGGGGGCTTCCCCTTGGGATTCTGGTTTGCCCAACAGGGCTCCATCTATGTCTTCGTCATCCTGATCTATGTCTACTACCTGCTGATGCTGCGGTTGGACCGAAAATACGACGTGGACGAATAA
- a CDS encoding CvpA family protein, whose protein sequence is MMISFLDVVFAVIALFFVVRGMFRGLFKEIASTVGVVAAYYVASNHNEIFVPFFQVWFKSPGLLHFLAYVSMFVAVMFGVMFVAWLLARMLRITPVFWVDVPGGMAVGFVKAWLVCAVALVGITSFMPDAEFVKTSKVVPYLNNGADFLAKYMPDNMKDFDPSILREKMEAEKKEAMEKFMSGGKGSDDKDGAMSEKSQEMLQKMSKSIKEMMSKDKE, encoded by the coding sequence ATGATGATCAGTTTTCTCGACGTCGTATTCGCCGTGATCGCCTTGTTCTTTGTGGTGCGCGGCATGTTCCGCGGTTTGTTCAAGGAAATCGCGTCTACCGTGGGTGTTGTTGCCGCCTATTATGTGGCCAGCAACCACAACGAGATTTTTGTTCCGTTTTTCCAGGTTTGGTTCAAAAGTCCGGGGCTGCTGCACTTCCTGGCGTACGTGTCCATGTTCGTGGCTGTTATGTTTGGCGTGATGTTTGTGGCCTGGCTGCTGGCGCGCATGCTGCGCATTACTCCCGTGTTCTGGGTGGACGTTCCCGGTGGCATGGCCGTGGGCTTCGTCAAGGCCTGGTTGGTCTGTGCGGTGGCACTTGTCGGTATTACCTCGTTCATGCCTGATGCCGAGTTCGTGAAGACATCCAAAGTGGTACCCTACTTGAATAATGGAGCGGATTTTCTGGCCAAGTATATGCCGGATAATATGAAGGACTTTGACCCATCGATCCTGCGTGAGAAGATGGAAGCGGAAAAGAAGGAGGCCATGGAAAAATTCATGTCGGGCGGAAAGGGTTCCGACGACAAGGATGGAGCCATGAGCGAGAAATCACAGGAAATGCTTCAGAAGATGAGCAAGTCCATTAAAGAAATGATGTCCAAAGACAAAGAGTAG